From a single Nicotiana tomentosiformis chromosome 2, ASM39032v3, whole genome shotgun sequence genomic region:
- the LOC104103893 gene encoding uncharacterized protein, with the protein MSLISCLRHRLPGVLLRQSVRLNVADSCFITSSVFTRHFSQPARKEEENEEEVEIDQRKLPADYDPATFDPTEHRSPPSERVWKLVDDVSGLTLVEVAELSSIIMKRLGMTEQPMVGVMKAGAAGLAAAAMKGPEAAKEEKKPEKTVFELKLESFDAAQKIKIIKEVRSCTELGLKEAKELVEKTPAIFKKGVSKEEGEQIIEKMNAVGAKVVME; encoded by the coding sequence ATGAGTTTGATTTCATGTCTGAGGCATCGTTTGCCTGGTGTACTTTTGAGACAATCGGTTCGATTGAATGTGGCTGACTCCTGTTTTATTACCTCATCTGTGTTTACTCGACACTTTTCTCAGCCTGCTAGGAAAGAGGAGGAAAACGAGGAAGAAGTAGAGATTGACCAGAGAAAGCTTCCGGCTGATTATGATCCTGCAACTTTTGATCCTACCGAGCATCGTAGTCCTCCATCCGAGAGGGTATGGAAGCTTGTAGATGATGTTTCGGGACTTACATTGGTTGAAGTTGCAGAACTGTCGTCCATTATTATGAAGAGGTTGGGCATGACTGAGCAACCAATGGTCGGTGTTATGAAGGCAGGAGCTGCTGGATTGGCAGCAGCAGCTATGAAGGGACCGGAAGCAGCCAAGGAAGAAAAGAAACCAGAGAAAACTGTTTTTGAACTTAAACTGGAATCATTTGATGCTGCTCAAAAGATAAAGATAATCAAAGAGGTCCGCAGTTGTACTGAGTTGGGACTCAAGGAAGCAAAGGAGTTAGTCGAAAAGACTCCTGCTATTTTTAAGAAGGGGGTATCAAAAGAAGAAGGAGAACAAATCATTGAGAAGATGAACGCTGTTGGAGCAAAGGTTGTTATGGAATAA